A region of Desulfolithobacter dissulfuricans DNA encodes the following proteins:
- a CDS encoding 16S rRNA (uracil(1498)-N(3))-methyltransferase — protein sequence MNILLFKDTEIEGTRLKLADRRAEHVRKILKLSPGDTLRLGMINGRRGTGRILSVDEQQVELEVSLDQEPQPEPEVSLILALPRPIMVQRIFKQAATMGVRELHLIRSRRVEKSFFHSPVLQPEKIQALLIEGLEQATDTRLPSVHVHHYFKPFIEEVASTLAGRKLLADPGARQSLPEVFGTVHPAGSGDDSGGREGENRPARAPSCPVVLAIGPEGGWNEFEIEMFARLGFAPFTMGPRILHVDTAVVALLAQISLLQDLNR from the coding sequence TTGAACATACTCCTTTTTAAAGACACGGAAATTGAAGGAACCAGGCTTAAGCTGGCCGACCGCCGGGCTGAGCATGTGCGGAAAATTCTCAAGCTGAGTCCCGGTGATACCCTGCGGCTCGGGATGATAAACGGCCGCCGCGGCACCGGCAGGATCCTCTCTGTGGATGAACAGCAGGTGGAACTTGAGGTGAGTCTTGACCAGGAGCCCCAGCCAGAGCCGGAAGTGAGCCTGATCCTTGCCCTGCCGCGGCCGATCATGGTCCAGCGTATCTTCAAGCAGGCTGCCACCATGGGCGTCCGGGAGCTGCACCTGATCCGTTCCCGCCGGGTGGAAAAATCCTTTTTTCATTCACCGGTGCTGCAACCGGAAAAAATCCAGGCCCTGCTCATCGAAGGGCTTGAGCAGGCCACCGACACCCGGCTGCCCAGTGTCCATGTCCACCATTATTTCAAGCCCTTTATCGAGGAGGTGGCCTCGACCCTTGCCGGCAGGAAACTGCTGGCCGATCCCGGGGCCAGGCAGTCTCTGCCCGAGGTGTTCGGGACCGTCCACCCTGCCGGGTCGGGTGACGATTCCGGCGGCAGGGAAGGGGAGAACCGGCCGGCCCGTGCGCCTTCCTGCCCGGTGGTCCTGGCCATCGGTCCGGAAGGGGGCTGGAACGAGTTCGAGATAGAGATGTTTGCCAGGCTCGGCTTTGCTCCCTTTACCATGGGACCGCGGATCCTGCATGTGGATACCGCGGTGGTGGCTCTGCTGGCCCAGATCAGCCTGCTTCAGGATCTGAACCGCTGA
- a CDS encoding OmpA family protein, producing the protein MKPRTTALIIAGIIVYIFLAIYHGKQVRKYPKAASGHQAVVQEHNAALAECNSQVEKCKARLNEARQEILTLQEQQKLLASQKVENAEKEKQLAALRDQLNAAREDLATREQELRAAREQLAALDTRLQDCLKQGSGSADIEALKKAIAARDAEIEKLQQQVQVLTEARDQALAAKQHTSKSCQEAAALKERIATLEKELERKTAELEDTQTILASLRQQNTTLQQKLRKAEIITKHLEKVRADLENKAEGLMTANDRIQALSLRVQQAEANLVAAEDTIDQLKKSLAEAQLARETAEKTAKRQEEELATLRETIQKQLGEIGTLRAKLSDALSRVAVLKAARKRAELKAEAMFKYGQERSKLIAPTELEANTLEEQLTQSRQALAEAQAQLATLQQELQAKTSQLQELEQRATRAEEEKKAAMDAMESLRTELAKARQAEQEAMEEGKRLVRQIVAFTESRIVWDNEMNQLKGKLADTIAARDALQSELDTAKATIEQLEADLADKNSRLEEANNQIAELQKEKERLEQVITVKDEELARTTEAKEQCAADLETKTAELDELNTTLANLETDKQNLETQVQELTAQLEEARGAAQELETVKTALAEKETALTEAQTKVDELTGQVTELTEKLTASEAKIASLEEELAAARALGEELEGARARISELEAELATAREAQNTAASKLVSTEEELTRLQQELATLQTEKEQLQAQLDEKTARIEELTQSLENAKAVIAEKTEAAANVPVLTEKVEQLQLLLKEKNDELQQLQATSQAVLAEKEALAAQLQEVQEKLAELETTSQDLKTQLEEAQSKAAQINELKTELKSREEAIAALQDKIASLENAGREMASQLEEARARAAQIDELKAELQTRQEAIVALQEKIATLEAMDEQLSGQLEAARSEAAQVDELKAALAEKESILAELEQKLTALETTRQELAALQEEAAGLKEALETSQSREQALAEQLQALQQEIEALQKEKEQLLLQTTDSDNDGVSDAVDACPDTVAGAAVDSLGCELDSDNDGIVDRLDLCPETAAADESGTLGCPADKPIVLTGVTFATGTADLTDEARAYLDQVAAILRDEPDTVFEVAGYTDSVGDPERNLKVSMARAQAVRKYLIESGVAENRLLAKGYGPENPIADNATAEGRAKNRRVELHPVTLQ; encoded by the coding sequence ATGAAACCACGCACCACAGCTCTGATCATCGCCGGAATTATCGTCTATATTTTCCTTGCCATCTACCATGGCAAGCAGGTCCGCAAATACCCCAAAGCCGCATCCGGGCACCAGGCGGTTGTGCAGGAGCACAACGCGGCCCTGGCCGAATGCAACAGCCAGGTGGAGAAGTGCAAGGCCCGGCTCAACGAAGCCAGGCAGGAGATTCTGACCCTGCAGGAACAGCAGAAACTGCTGGCCAGCCAGAAGGTCGAGAACGCGGAAAAAGAAAAACAACTCGCCGCCCTGCGTGACCAGCTCAATGCTGCCCGTGAAGATCTCGCCACCCGGGAACAGGAACTGCGCGCCGCCCGCGAACAGCTCGCCGCCCTGGACACCAGACTGCAGGACTGTCTTAAACAGGGCAGTGGCAGTGCGGATATCGAAGCCCTGAAAAAGGCAATTGCCGCCCGGGATGCGGAGATAGAGAAGCTGCAGCAGCAGGTTCAGGTACTGACCGAGGCCCGAGACCAGGCCCTGGCAGCCAAACAACACACCAGCAAGAGCTGCCAGGAGGCGGCCGCGCTCAAGGAACGGATAGCGACTCTTGAAAAGGAGCTCGAGCGGAAGACCGCCGAACTCGAGGATACCCAGACCATCCTTGCCTCGCTCCGCCAGCAGAACACCACCCTGCAGCAGAAACTGCGCAAAGCCGAGATCATCACCAAGCACCTGGAAAAAGTCCGGGCCGACCTGGAGAACAAGGCTGAAGGGCTGATGACCGCCAACGACCGCATCCAGGCCCTGTCACTGCGGGTCCAGCAGGCCGAGGCCAACCTGGTGGCGGCCGAGGATACCATCGATCAGCTGAAAAAATCCCTGGCCGAGGCACAACTTGCCAGAGAAACAGCCGAGAAAACCGCCAAACGCCAGGAAGAGGAACTGGCTACCCTGCGAGAGACCATCCAGAAACAGCTCGGTGAGATCGGCACCCTGCGAGCCAAGCTGAGCGACGCCCTGTCCAGGGTGGCGGTCCTCAAGGCGGCCCGTAAACGGGCTGAGCTCAAGGCCGAGGCCATGTTCAAATACGGCCAGGAACGCAGCAAGCTGATCGCTCCCACGGAGCTGGAAGCCAACACCCTGGAAGAGCAGCTCACCCAGAGCCGTCAGGCCCTGGCCGAGGCCCAGGCCCAGCTTGCCACCCTGCAGCAGGAACTGCAGGCCAAGACCAGCCAGCTTCAGGAACTCGAGCAGCGGGCTACCCGGGCCGAAGAGGAAAAGAAGGCGGCCATGGATGCCATGGAGTCGCTCCGCACGGAGCTTGCCAAAGCCCGCCAGGCAGAGCAGGAGGCCATGGAAGAGGGCAAGCGGCTGGTGCGCCAGATCGTGGCCTTCACCGAGTCCAGGATTGTCTGGGATAACGAGATGAACCAGCTCAAGGGCAAGCTGGCAGATACCATCGCCGCCCGCGACGCACTGCAGAGCGAGCTGGATACGGCCAAGGCCACCATCGAACAACTGGAAGCCGACCTGGCCGATAAGAACAGTCGTCTGGAAGAAGCAAACAACCAGATAGCCGAGCTGCAGAAAGAAAAGGAGCGTCTGGAACAGGTCATCACTGTCAAGGATGAGGAGCTGGCCAGGACCACCGAGGCCAAAGAGCAGTGTGCTGCAGACCTGGAGACGAAAACTGCGGAACTTGACGAGCTGAACACCACGCTTGCCAACCTGGAAACCGATAAGCAGAATCTTGAAACCCAGGTTCAGGAACTGACCGCTCAGCTGGAAGAAGCCCGTGGTGCCGCCCAGGAGCTGGAGACGGTCAAGACAGCGCTTGCTGAAAAGGAAACAGCGCTGACCGAGGCCCAGACCAAGGTCGACGAGCTGACCGGCCAGGTGACCGAACTCACGGAAAAGCTCACCGCTTCCGAAGCAAAGATCGCCTCGCTTGAGGAAGAACTGGCCGCGGCCCGGGCCCTTGGCGAAGAGCTTGAAGGTGCCAGGGCAAGGATCAGCGAACTTGAGGCCGAACTGGCCACGGCCCGCGAGGCCCAGAATACGGCGGCCTCCAAGCTGGTCTCGACCGAGGAAGAACTGACCCGGCTGCAGCAGGAACTTGCTACCCTGCAGACCGAAAAAGAGCAGCTCCAGGCCCAGCTGGATGAAAAGACAGCCCGTATCGAAGAGCTGACCCAGTCCCTGGAGAATGCCAAGGCTGTCATCGCCGAGAAGACCGAAGCGGCAGCCAATGTTCCGGTTCTCACCGAGAAAGTGGAGCAGCTGCAGCTGCTGCTGAAGGAAAAGAATGACGAGCTTCAGCAGCTCCAGGCCACCAGCCAGGCCGTTCTTGCCGAAAAGGAAGCGCTGGCGGCCCAGCTGCAGGAAGTGCAGGAGAAACTGGCTGAGCTGGAAACCACCAGCCAGGATCTGAAGACCCAGCTGGAGGAGGCACAGAGCAAGGCTGCGCAGATCAATGAGCTCAAGACCGAGCTTAAATCCAGGGAAGAAGCCATCGCTGCCCTGCAGGACAAGATAGCTTCCCTTGAAAACGCCGGCCGGGAAATGGCCAGCCAGCTGGAGGAAGCCAGAGCCCGGGCCGCGCAGATCGATGAGCTCAAGGCGGAACTGCAGACCAGGCAGGAGGCCATTGTCGCCCTGCAGGAGAAAATCGCCACTCTGGAAGCCATGGACGAGCAGCTGAGTGGGCAGCTGGAAGCGGCCAGGAGCGAGGCTGCGCAGGTCGATGAACTCAAGGCCGCCCTGGCGGAAAAGGAATCGATCCTTGCCGAGCTTGAGCAGAAGCTGACCGCGCTGGAAACCACCAGGCAGGAGCTGGCCGCCCTCCAGGAAGAGGCCGCAGGACTCAAAGAGGCCCTGGAAACCAGCCAGTCCAGGGAGCAGGCCCTGGCCGAGCAGCTGCAGGCCCTCCAGCAGGAGATCGAGGCCCTGCAGAAAGAAAAGGAACAACTGCTCCTCCAGACCACCGACAGTGACAACGACGGGGTCTCCGATGCCGTGGACGCCTGTCCGGATACCGTGGCCGGGGCCGCTGTCGATTCGCTGGGCTGCGAGCTTGACAGCGACAACGACGGTATCGTGGACCGGCTGGACCTCTGCCCTGAAACCGCCGCTGCAGACGAATCCGGAACATTGGGCTGCCCGGCCGACAAGCCCATTGTTCTCACCGGGGTCACCTTTGCCACCGGAACCGCGGATCTCACCGACGAGGCCAGGGCCTACCTGGA